One stretch of Musicola paradisiaca NCPPB 2511 DNA includes these proteins:
- the apt gene encoding adenine phosphoribosyltransferase, with translation MTATQQPELIKNSIKSIPDYPKPGILFRDVTSLLENPQAYSTSIDMLVNRYRSAGITKVVGTEARGFLFGAPVALALGVGFVPVRKPGKLPRQTISESYELEYGTDTLEIHADAITTGDKVLVVDDLLATGGTVEATVKLIRRLGGEVADAAFIINLCDLGGQQRLENVGVACYSLVDFPGH, from the coding sequence ATGACCGCAACTCAGCAGCCAGAATTGATTAAAAACAGTATCAAAAGCATTCCCGACTATCCGAAGCCGGGCATACTGTTCCGTGATGTCACCAGCCTGCTGGAAAACCCTCAAGCATATTCGACAAGCATCGACATGCTGGTGAATCGCTATCGTAGCGCAGGTATTACCAAAGTCGTCGGTACCGAAGCGCGTGGTTTCCTGTTCGGCGCGCCGGTGGCGCTGGCGCTGGGCGTCGGTTTTGTCCCCGTGCGTAAACCCGGCAAACTGCCGCGCCAGACCATCAGTGAAAGTTATGAACTGGAATATGGCACCGATACGCTGGAAATTCACGCCGATGCGATTACCACAGGCGATAAGGTACTGGTCGTGGATGATCTGCTGGCGACCGGCGGTACGGTAGAAGCCACGGTAAAACTGATCCGCCGTCTGGGCGGCGAAGTGGCGGATGCCGCCTTCATTATTAATCTGTGCGACCTCGGCGGTCAGCAGCGCCTGGAAAACGTAGGTGTGGCCTGTTACAGCCTGGTCGACTTCCCCGGCCATTAA
- the miaE gene encoding tRNA isopentenyl-2-thiomethyl-A-37 hydroxylase MiaE — MFDCSILAPIHHFLLTETPDEWIREAQRPENLPILLRDHLLCELKAAQSAAFLMRRYAVDEQGRRQLTEWLSPYEDFAYKKTGSLASLRATSHISKQLTPRPDCSYSQNMIDKMVLLIKEELHHFYQVLEIMEQRGIPYQSVPASRYAKALTQCITTHEPDALVDKLIIGAFIEARSCERFARLAPYLEEDLQRFYISLLRSEARHYQDYLALAEQIAGRDISARIAFFAAAEAELITRPDADFKFHSGRPS, encoded by the coding sequence ATGTTTGACTGTTCAATTCTCGCGCCCATCCATCATTTTCTATTGACCGAAACGCCAGACGAATGGATTCGGGAAGCGCAACGCCCCGAAAATCTGCCCATTCTTTTGCGCGATCACCTACTGTGCGAACTGAAAGCGGCACAAAGCGCCGCCTTTCTGATGCGACGTTATGCAGTCGATGAACAGGGACGACGACAACTGACGGAGTGGCTCTCCCCTTACGAAGATTTCGCCTACAAAAAAACAGGATCGCTGGCGTCATTGCGCGCCACCAGTCACATATCCAAACAGCTCACGCCGCGCCCAGATTGCAGCTACAGTCAGAATATGATCGATAAAATGGTGTTGCTTATCAAAGAAGAGCTGCACCATTTCTATCAGGTACTGGAAATCATGGAACAGCGCGGCATTCCTTATCAGAGCGTTCCCGCCAGCCGCTATGCCAAAGCGCTGACACAATGCATCACGACCCATGAACCTGATGCGCTGGTGGATAAACTGATTATCGGCGCCTTTATCGAAGCGCGTTCCTGCGAACGGTTCGCCAGACTGGCGCCTTATCTGGAAGAGGATTTGCAACGATTCTATATCTCGCTATTGCGCTCGGAAGCCCGCCACTATCAAGATTATCTGGCGCTGGCGGAACAGATCGCCGGCAGAGATATCAGCGCGCGCATCGCATTTTTCGCCGCGGCCGAGGCCGAGCTTATCACCCGCCCGGATGCTGATTTCAAATTTCACAGCGGCAGACCGTCGTAA
- the rsmS gene encoding pleiotropic regulatory protein RsmS has protein sequence MPLKDEPPEVKLAVDLIMLLEDNRIEPAVVLAALEIIRLDYQKKLRQTPTTSDA, from the coding sequence ATGCCTCTGAAAGACGAACCCCCGGAAGTCAAACTGGCGGTAGACCTGATTATGCTGTTGGAGGACAACCGGATAGAACCGGCGGTCGTGCTGGCGGCACTGGAAATTATCCGGTTGGACTATCAGAAAAAACTTCGCCAAACACCAACCACGTCGGATGCTTAG
- the adk gene encoding adenylate kinase: protein MRIILLGAPGAGKGTQAQFIMEKYGIPQISTGDMLRAAVKAGTELGKQAKEIMDAGKLVTDELVIALVKERIAQDDCRNGFLLDGFPRTIPQADAMKEAGISVDNVIEFDVPDELIVERIIGRRVHAASGRVYHVKFNPPKVEGKDDATGEDLSVRKDDQEDTVRKRLVEYHQQTAPLVDYYQQEAAAGNTRYHKIDGTRAVSDVSAELARILG, encoded by the coding sequence ATGCGTATTATTCTGCTGGGCGCTCCGGGCGCAGGCAAAGGTACTCAGGCTCAGTTTATCATGGAGAAATACGGGATTCCGCAGATCTCTACGGGTGACATGCTGCGAGCGGCGGTAAAAGCCGGTACTGAACTGGGCAAGCAGGCCAAGGAAATCATGGACGCGGGTAAACTGGTGACGGACGAACTGGTGATTGCCCTGGTAAAAGAACGTATCGCTCAGGACGATTGTCGCAATGGTTTCCTGCTGGATGGTTTCCCGCGCACGATTCCTCAGGCAGACGCCATGAAAGAGGCGGGTATCAGCGTCGACAACGTGATCGAATTTGATGTGCCGGATGAACTGATCGTCGAACGCATTATTGGCCGCCGCGTGCATGCGGCATCCGGTCGCGTCTACCATGTGAAATTCAATCCGCCCAAGGTGGAAGGTAAAGACGACGCGACGGGCGAAGACCTGTCAGTCCGTAAAGACGATCAGGAAGACACCGTGCGTAAACGTCTGGTGGAATATCATCAGCAGACCGCTCCGCTGGTGGACTACTATCAGCAAGAAGCCGCAGCCGGCAATACCCGTTACCACAAAATCGACGGCACACGCGCCGTTAGCGATGTCAGCGCTGAACTGGCCCGTATTCTGGGCTGA
- the ybaL gene encoding YbaL family putative K(+) efflux transporter, which translates to MHETTPLISTMAMGLVLAFLLGILANRLRISPLVGYLLAGVLVGPFTPGFVADTKLASEIAELGVILLMFGVGLHFSLRDLLAVKSIAIPGAVVQIIMATLLGVGLSTLLGWSLPEGLVFGLCLSTASTVVLLRALEERQLIDSQRGQIAIGWLIVEDLAMVLTLVLLPAFGDMLNTSTANTGKLLSDLLFTLGKVVAFITLMVVVGRRVVPWVLAKSASTGSRELFTLAVLALSLGIAFGAVKLFDVSFALGAFFAGVVLNESELSQRAAHDTLPLRDAFAVLFFVSVGMLFDPMVLINEPLAVLSTLLIIVFGKSMAAFFLVRLFGHSKRTALTISASLAQIGEFAFILAGLGITLGMLSDNGRHLVLAGAILSIMLNPLLFSLLERYLEKHETIEEQIVEEAIEEEKQIPIDLCNHALLVGYGRVGSLIGARLHQAGIPMVVIETSRARVDALREQGIKAVLGNATRPDIMEIARLDCASFLLLTIPNGYETGEIVASARARRADLKIIARAHYDDEVAYITEHGADYVVMGEREIAETMITMLNIDDILAAQPKECPI; encoded by the coding sequence ATGCATGAGACAACACCGTTAATTTCCACCATGGCGATGGGACTGGTTCTGGCTTTCTTGCTGGGCATTTTGGCTAACCGCCTGCGCATTTCCCCGCTGGTGGGATATCTGCTGGCGGGCGTGCTGGTCGGCCCTTTTACGCCCGGATTCGTCGCCGATACCAAACTGGCGTCGGAAATCGCAGAATTGGGCGTCATCCTGTTGATGTTCGGTGTTGGGCTGCATTTCTCCCTGCGAGACCTGCTGGCGGTAAAGTCGATAGCCATCCCTGGCGCCGTAGTGCAAATCATTATGGCTACGTTACTGGGGGTTGGATTATCCACCTTGTTGGGATGGAGCCTGCCTGAAGGGTTGGTCTTTGGCCTATGCCTGTCGACGGCCAGTACCGTGGTATTGCTGCGAGCGCTGGAAGAACGTCAGCTCATAGACAGCCAGCGTGGGCAAATCGCCATCGGCTGGCTGATCGTCGAAGATTTGGCGATGGTCTTGACGCTGGTGCTACTGCCGGCGTTCGGCGACATGCTGAACACCTCGACCGCCAACACCGGCAAACTATTGAGCGATCTGCTGTTCACCCTCGGCAAAGTCGTCGCGTTCATCACTCTGATGGTCGTTGTCGGGCGGCGCGTCGTCCCCTGGGTGCTGGCAAAAAGCGCCAGTACCGGCTCGCGCGAGCTGTTCACTCTGGCGGTACTGGCGCTTTCGCTGGGGATCGCCTTCGGCGCGGTTAAACTGTTCGACGTGTCTTTTGCCCTGGGTGCGTTCTTTGCCGGCGTGGTGTTGAACGAATCGGAGCTCAGCCAGCGCGCCGCACATGACACCCTGCCGCTGCGCGATGCCTTCGCCGTGCTGTTTTTCGTGTCCGTCGGCATGCTGTTCGACCCGATGGTGCTGATCAATGAACCGCTGGCGGTACTGAGCACGTTACTGATCATCGTCTTCGGTAAATCCATGGCCGCCTTCTTTCTGGTGCGACTGTTCGGCCACTCCAAACGCACCGCGCTCACCATCTCGGCCAGTCTGGCGCAAATCGGCGAGTTCGCCTTCATTCTCGCCGGGCTCGGCATCACGCTGGGCATGCTGTCTGATAATGGTCGGCACCTGGTGCTGGCGGGCGCCATTTTGTCGATCATGCTCAACCCGTTGCTGTTTTCGCTGCTGGAGCGGTATCTGGAAAAGCACGAAACCATTGAAGAACAGATCGTCGAAGAAGCCATTGAGGAAGAAAAACAGATCCCTATCGATCTGTGCAATCACGCCTTGTTGGTCGGCTACGGCCGCGTCGGCAGCCTGATCGGCGCCAGGCTGCATCAGGCCGGTATCCCGATGGTGGTGATCGAGACGTCGCGGGCCCGGGTCGATGCGCTGAGGGAACAAGGTATTAAGGCGGTACTGGGCAACGCCACCCGTCCCGATATCATGGAAATTGCCCGGCTGGATTGCGCCAGTTTTCTGTTGCTGACCATCCCCAACGGGTACGAAACCGGTGAAATCGTCGCCTCGGCCCGCGCCCGACGGGCCGACCTAAAAATCATCGCCCGGGCGCATTATGACGACGAAGTTGCCTACATTACCGAGCACGGCGCAGATTATGTGGTGATGGGGGAACGCGAGATCGCAGAAACCATGATTACCATGTTGAATATCGACGATATTCTCGCCGCACAACCCAAGGAATGCCCGATTTGA
- a CDS encoding DUF454 family protein has translation MYRMALIVVGWLAVALAALGVVLPLLPTTPFLLLAAWCFARSSPRFHYWLLYRSWFGGYLRHWQQHRALPPGVKGKAMAVVIVTFALSLWLVDIVWVRGVLLAILTGLLVFMLRLPVIDPTQQKTR, from the coding sequence ATGTATCGTATGGCATTGATAGTCGTTGGGTGGTTGGCGGTCGCACTGGCAGCACTCGGCGTGGTGCTGCCGTTGTTGCCGACGACCCCTTTTCTGTTGCTGGCCGCCTGGTGCTTTGCCCGTTCATCGCCGCGGTTTCATTACTGGCTGCTTTACCGATCCTGGTTCGGTGGTTATCTGCGCCACTGGCAGCAGCATCGTGCGTTGCCGCCCGGCGTGAAAGGAAAAGCAATGGCTGTCGTCATCGTCACGTTTGCGCTCTCTCTGTGGCTGGTGGATATCGTCTGGGTCAGAGGCGTATTGTTGGCGATTCTGACGGGATTGCTGGTCTTTATGCTGCGGTTGCCGGTTATTGATCCGACGCAACAAAAAACGCGCTGA
- the priC gene encoding primosomal replication protein PriC, which produces MNTQALLAALHRQIETLAREIAPIAEQQARSSRFDRQLFGGHDTRLRHYLDEIRQNYQYLALYVQDQNHERVAFLAEKLLAQITALQRELATQALREREPVHAESADLYQKLAEYQGYERRLLAMVQDRESLLAAQTQLDEQQRLQRELAALEGRLQRCRQALKRLERQIERQEHGLS; this is translated from the coding sequence ATGAACACGCAGGCTCTGCTGGCGGCGCTTCATCGCCAGATCGAAACGCTGGCCCGGGAAATCGCACCGATCGCCGAACAACAGGCGCGTTCATCCCGCTTTGATCGCCAGTTGTTCGGTGGCCACGACACACGGTTGCGCCACTATCTGGACGAAATACGACAGAACTACCAATACTTAGCGTTGTATGTACAAGACCAAAACCATGAGCGCGTCGCGTTTCTGGCGGAGAAGTTGCTGGCTCAAATCACCGCATTGCAACGGGAATTGGCGACTCAGGCGCTGCGAGAGCGTGAACCCGTACATGCCGAATCAGCAGATTTGTATCAAAAATTAGCGGAATATCAGGGATATGAACGGCGACTACTGGCCATGGTGCAGGATCGGGAAAGTCTGCTCGCCGCACAAACCCAACTGGATGAACAACAGCGACTACAGAGGGAATTGGCTGCGCTTGAAGGACGCCTGCAACGCTGCCGTCAGGCGTTGAAACGGCTGGAACGCCAGATAGAACGGCAGGAACACGGCCTGTCATAA
- the hemH gene encoding ferrochelatase, which produces MPKEKQGVLMVNLGTPDAPTPKAVKRYLAEFLHDRRVVDLSPWLWYPLLHGIILPTRSPRVARLYRSIWTAEGSPLLVLSRRQQQALAQRLGDTPVELGMSYGAPGLQSAIDRLLAQGVTQLTVLPMYPQYSCSTTASVWDGVARCLQGRRSIPGVRFIRDYAEHPAYIAALKHRVETSFAEHGVPDRLVVSFHGIPQRYADEGDDYPQRCAATTRALTAALGLPPEQVLMTFQSRFGREPWLTPYTDETMEKLPAQGVRHIQVICPGFAADCLETLEEIKEQNRELFLHAGGASFTYIPALNDDPLHIALLQQLATSSD; this is translated from the coding sequence ATGCCGAAAGAGAAGCAGGGTGTATTGATGGTGAATCTGGGGACGCCGGATGCACCGACGCCCAAAGCGGTAAAGCGTTATCTGGCGGAATTCCTGCATGACCGTAGAGTGGTGGATCTGTCGCCGTGGCTATGGTACCCGCTGCTGCACGGCATCATCCTGCCCACTCGTTCCCCCCGCGTCGCCAGGCTGTATCGTTCCATCTGGACGGCGGAAGGTTCGCCGTTGCTGGTGTTGAGTCGACGGCAGCAGCAGGCGTTGGCGCAGCGTCTTGGCGATACGCCGGTGGAGCTGGGCATGAGTTACGGCGCTCCAGGGTTACAGTCCGCGATTGACCGGCTCCTGGCGCAGGGGGTGACGCAGCTAACTGTTCTGCCGATGTATCCGCAGTATTCCTGTTCTACCACCGCATCCGTATGGGATGGCGTCGCTCGCTGCCTGCAAGGCCGGCGCAGTATACCGGGCGTCCGGTTTATTCGTGATTACGCTGAACATCCGGCCTACATTGCGGCGCTGAAACATCGGGTGGAAACCTCGTTCGCCGAACACGGCGTACCGGATCGTTTGGTGGTGTCGTTCCACGGTATTCCGCAGCGCTATGCGGATGAAGGCGACGACTATCCGCAACGTTGTGCCGCCACGACGCGGGCGTTGACGGCGGCGCTCGGTTTACCGCCGGAGCAGGTGCTGATGACGTTTCAGTCGCGTTTCGGCCGCGAACCCTGGCTGACGCCCTATACGGATGAAACCATGGAAAAACTGCCTGCTCAGGGCGTCCGGCATATTCAGGTCATTTGCCCCGGCTTTGCGGCGGATTGTCTGGAAACGCTGGAGGAAATCAAGGAGCAGAACCGGGAGCTGTTTCTGCATGCGGGCGGCGCCTCTTTTACGTATATCCCGGCCCTGAATGACGACCCGCTGCATATCGCGTTGCTGCAACAACTGGCGACATCGTCCGACTGA
- a CDS encoding YbaB/EbfC family nucleoid-associated protein, whose translation MFGKGGLGNLMKQAQQMQEKMQKAQEEIASMEVTGESGAGLVKVTINGAHNCRRVEIDPSLMEDDKEMLEDLIAAAFNDAARRIAEAQQEKMASVSSGIPLPPGFKMPF comes from the coding sequence ATGTTTGGTAAAGGCGGTTTAGGCAATCTGATGAAACAAGCCCAGCAGATGCAGGAAAAAATGCAGAAGGCGCAGGAAGAGATTGCCAGTATGGAAGTCACCGGCGAGTCCGGCGCCGGTCTGGTCAAAGTCACTATCAATGGCGCGCATAACTGCCGTCGGGTTGAGATCGATCCCAGCCTGATGGAAGACGATAAAGAAATGCTGGAAGATCTGATCGCTGCGGCGTTCAATGATGCCGCCCGCCGTATCGCCGAAGCGCAGCAGGAAAAAATGGCGTCGGTTTCCAGCGGTATTCCGTTACCGCCGGGCTTTAAGATGCCGTTCTGA
- the recR gene encoding recombination mediator RecR — protein sequence MQTSPLLESLMDALRCLPGVGPKSAQRMAFHLLQRDRSGGMRLAQALTRAMSEIGHCADCRTFTEQDVCTICANPRRQQNGQICVVESPADIHAIEQTGQFAGRYFVLMGHLSPLDGIGPGDIGLDRLEARLATESISEVILATNPTVEGDATANYIAELCAEHGVMASRIAHGVPVGGELEMVDGTTLSHSLAGRHPIKF from the coding sequence ATGCAAACCAGTCCGCTTCTTGAATCGTTGATGGATGCGCTGCGCTGTCTGCCGGGTGTCGGGCCCAAGTCAGCGCAGCGCATGGCTTTTCATCTGTTGCAACGCGATCGCAGCGGCGGTATGCGGTTGGCGCAGGCGCTGACCCGCGCCATGTCGGAGATCGGTCATTGCGCCGATTGCCGGACGTTCACCGAGCAGGACGTTTGCACGATTTGCGCCAATCCGCGCCGTCAGCAGAACGGGCAGATTTGCGTGGTGGAAAGCCCGGCGGATATCCACGCCATCGAGCAGACCGGGCAGTTCGCAGGGCGTTACTTCGTATTGATGGGGCACCTGTCGCCGCTGGATGGCATCGGGCCGGGCGATATCGGGCTGGATCGGCTGGAAGCGCGTCTGGCGACTGAATCCATCAGCGAAGTGATTCTGGCCACCAATCCTACAGTCGAAGGGGATGCCACGGCCAACTACATTGCTGAACTTTGCGCCGAACATGGCGTGATGGCCAGCCGTATCGCCCACGGCGTGCCGGTCGGCGGCGAGCTGGAAATGGTCGATGGCACCACGTTGTCTCATTCGCTGGCCGGTCGTCATCCGATCAAATTCTGA
- the ushA gene encoding bifunctional UDP-sugar hydrolase/5'-nucleotidase UshA — translation MRFSFKTLGGATALALALASPYSMAWEKDKTYTITILHTNDHHGHFWQNDYGEYGLSAQKTLVDQIRKEVAAKGGSVLLLSGGDINTGVPESDLQDAEPDFRGMKLVGYDAMAIGNHEFDNPMSVLRQQEKWAGFPLLSANIYQKSTKKRLFKPYALFSRQGIKIAVIGLTTDDTAKIGNPEYFTDIEFRTPAVEAKKVVEQLRKNEKPDVIIAATHMGHYDNGEHGSNAPGDVEMARSLPAGYLDMIVGGHSQDPVCMASEDKKQVNYVPGTPCAPDRQNGTWIVQAHEWGKYVGRADFTFRNGELKLEHYQLIPVNLKKKVEKTDGTSERVYYTQEITQNPEMLKMLTPFQEKGKAQLEVKVGSVDGHLEGDRNKVRFVQTNLARVLLSAQLERAKADFAVMSGGGVRDSIEAGDITYKTLLKVQPFGNTLVYADMKGSDVEKYLAVVANKKVDSGGYAQFLNVSLEADGTGVKNVKIKGEPLQADKTYRISTLSFNATGGDGYPKINTLPSYVNTGFVDAEVLRQYVEKNSPLKVADYEPKGEIVYK, via the coding sequence ATGCGTTTTTCTTTTAAGACGTTGGGTGGCGCGACGGCGTTGGCGCTGGCACTGGCATCACCCTATTCAATGGCATGGGAAAAAGATAAGACTTACACCATCACCATCCTGCATACCAATGACCATCACGGACACTTCTGGCAGAACGACTACGGCGAATACGGTTTGTCGGCACAGAAAACGCTGGTGGATCAGATTCGTAAGGAAGTGGCGGCCAAGGGCGGCAGTGTGCTGCTGCTGTCAGGCGGGGATATCAATACCGGTGTGCCGGAATCCGACCTTCAGGACGCCGAACCCGATTTTCGCGGTATGAAGCTGGTGGGTTATGACGCCATGGCGATCGGCAATCATGAATTCGATAACCCGATGTCAGTGCTGCGCCAGCAGGAAAAATGGGCCGGATTCCCTTTGTTGTCCGCCAATATCTATCAAAAAAGCACCAAAAAGCGGTTGTTCAAGCCTTACGCGCTGTTTAGTCGTCAGGGGATCAAAATTGCAGTGATTGGCCTGACCACGGACGATACCGCCAAGATCGGCAATCCGGAGTATTTCACCGATATCGAATTCCGCACGCCGGCGGTGGAAGCGAAAAAAGTGGTCGAACAGCTGCGCAAGAACGAGAAGCCGGACGTCATTATCGCCGCCACGCATATGGGGCACTATGACAATGGCGAACACGGTTCGAATGCGCCGGGCGATGTGGAAATGGCGCGCAGCCTGCCTGCGGGCTATCTGGATATGATTGTGGGTGGTCATTCGCAGGATCCGGTGTGCATGGCCAGCGAAGATAAAAAACAGGTGAATTATGTTCCCGGTACGCCCTGCGCGCCGGATCGTCAGAACGGCACCTGGATTGTTCAGGCCCATGAGTGGGGCAAATATGTAGGACGCGCCGATTTCACGTTTCGTAACGGTGAATTAAAACTGGAACACTACCAACTGATCCCGGTCAATCTGAAGAAGAAAGTGGAAAAAACGGATGGAACCAGCGAGCGCGTTTACTACACGCAGGAAATTACCCAGAACCCGGAAATGCTGAAAATGCTGACGCCCTTCCAGGAGAAGGGAAAAGCGCAGTTAGAGGTGAAAGTCGGTAGTGTGGATGGGCACCTGGAAGGGGATCGCAACAAAGTGCGTTTTGTGCAGACGAATCTGGCGCGCGTCTTGCTGTCTGCCCAGTTGGAACGCGCCAAGGCCGATTTTGCCGTGATGAGCGGCGGCGGCGTACGTGACTCGATCGAAGCGGGGGATATTACCTATAAAACGCTGCTGAAGGTTCAGCCGTTCGGCAATACGCTGGTTTATGCCGACATGAAAGGCAGTGATGTAGAGAAATATCTGGCGGTGGTCGCCAATAAGAAGGTGGACTCCGGCGGTTATGCACAATTTCTGAATGTGAGCCTAGAAGCTGACGGTACCGGCGTGAAAAACGTCAAAATCAAAGGTGAACCGCTGCAAGCTGATAAAACCTATCGCATTTCTACGCTGAGTTTCAATGCGACAGGCGGAGACGGTTATCCGAAGATCAATACGTTGCCGAGTTATGTGAATACCGGTTTTGTGGATGCGGAAGTGTTAAGACAGTATGTTGAGAAAAACTCCCCGCTGAAAGTCGCCGATTACGAGCCTAAAGGCGAGATCGTTTATAAATAA
- the htpG gene encoding molecular chaperone HtpG, whose amino-acid sequence MKGQETRGFQSEVKQLLHLMIHSLYSNKEVFLRELISNSSDAADKLRFRALSAPELYEGDGELRVRVSIDNDKRTLTISDNGIGMSHDEVIDNLGTIARSGTKAFLESLGSDQAKDSQLIGQFGVGFYSAFIVADKVTVRTRAAGTGADQGVFWESTGEGEYTIAEIVKPERGTEITLHLREGEDEFLDSWRVRSTISKYSDHIALPVEIETRTESEEEGGETTVSWEKINKAQALWTRGKSEISDEDYKEFYKHIAHDFTDPLVWSHNRVEGKQEYTSLLYIPAQAPWDMWNRDHKHGLKLYVQRVFIMDDAEQFMPTYLRFVRGLIDSNDLPLNVSREILQDNRVTQNLRTALTKRVLQMLEKLAKDDSEKYQTFWQQFGQVLKEGPADDGGNREAIAKLLRFASTHADSSAQTVSLEEYVGRMVEGQDKIYYITADSYAAAKSSPHLELFRKKGIEVLLLSDRIDEWMMSYLTEFDGKSFQSVSKADESLDKLADETDDSQKEADKALEPFIERVKGLLGERVKDVRLTHRLTDTPAIVTTDANDMSTQMAKLFAAAGQNAPEVKYIFELNPEHPLVKRAADAGDEGRFGEWVELLLDQALLAERGTLEDPNQFIRRMNQLLTA is encoded by the coding sequence ATGAAAGGCCAAGAGACTCGTGGCTTCCAGTCAGAAGTAAAGCAACTGCTTCACCTGATGATCCATTCGCTGTATTCCAACAAGGAAGTATTCCTGCGTGAATTGATCTCCAACTCGTCGGATGCGGCTGATAAATTGCGTTTCCGCGCGTTGTCCGCCCCTGAGCTGTATGAAGGCGACGGCGAGTTGCGGGTTCGGGTTTCCATCGATAACGACAAGCGTACTCTGACGATTTCTGATAACGGCATCGGTATGAGTCATGATGAGGTGATCGATAACCTCGGGACGATTGCTCGCTCCGGTACCAAAGCGTTCCTGGAGTCTCTGGGTTCTGATCAGGCGAAAGATAGCCAACTGATCGGTCAGTTTGGGGTCGGGTTCTATTCGGCGTTCATTGTGGCGGACAAAGTCACGGTGCGTACCCGCGCGGCAGGTACGGGTGCGGATCAAGGCGTGTTCTGGGAGTCCACCGGCGAAGGCGAATACACCATCGCCGAGATCGTCAAGCCTGAGCGCGGGACTGAAATTACGCTGCATCTGCGTGAGGGCGAGGACGAATTTCTCGATAGTTGGCGCGTTCGCTCCACCATCAGTAAGTATTCCGATCACATCGCGTTGCCGGTAGAAATCGAAACCCGCACCGAGAGCGAAGAGGAAGGCGGCGAAACCACCGTCAGCTGGGAGAAGATCAACAAAGCCCAAGCGCTGTGGACTCGCGGCAAGTCTGAAATCAGTGATGAAGACTATAAAGAATTCTACAAACACATTGCCCATGATTTCACTGATCCGCTGGTGTGGAGCCACAATCGGGTCGAAGGCAAACAGGAGTACACCAGCCTGTTGTATATCCCGGCCCAGGCGCCGTGGGATATGTGGAATCGCGATCACAAACACGGACTGAAACTGTATGTGCAGCGCGTGTTCATCATGGATGACGCGGAACAGTTCATGCCGACCTATCTGCGTTTCGTGCGCGGTCTGATCGATTCCAACGATCTGCCGCTTAACGTTTCCCGTGAAATTCTGCAGGACAACCGCGTCACCCAGAATTTGCGTACTGCATTGACCAAACGTGTATTGCAGATGCTGGAGAAGCTGGCGAAGGACGACAGCGAAAAATACCAGACTTTCTGGCAACAATTTGGTCAGGTACTGAAAGAAGGCCCGGCGGACGACGGCGGCAACCGCGAAGCGATTGCCAAACTACTGCGTTTCGCTTCCACCCACGCCGACAGCTCCGCGCAGACGGTATCGCTGGAAGAGTATGTCGGCCGTATGGTGGAAGGCCAGGATAAGATTTACTACATCACCGCCGACAGCTATGCCGCCGCCAAGAGCAGCCCGCATCTGGAGCTGTTCCGCAAGAAAGGCATCGAAGTGCTGCTGCTGTCCGATCGTATTGATGAGTGGATGATGAGCTATCTGACGGAGTTCGATGGCAAATCCTTCCAGTCTGTCAGCAAGGCGGATGAGTCGCTGGACAAGCTGGCGGACGAAACGGATGACAGCCAGAAAGAAGCGGATAAAGCGCTGGAACCGTTTATCGAGCGTGTGAAAGGGTTGTTGGGCGAACGAGTGAAGGATGTGCGGCTGACGCATCGTTTAACCGATACGCCTGCCATCGTCACGACGGATGCCAACGACATGAGCACCCAGATGGCGAAACTGTTTGCCGCTGCGGGTCAGAACGCGCCGGAAGTGAAGTACATTTTTGAATTGAACCCGGAGCACCCGCTGGTGAAACGCGCCGCCGATGCCGGCGATGAAGGGCGGTTCGGCGAGTGGGTGGAACTGCTGCTGGATCAAGCCTTGCTGGCTGAGCGCGGCACGCTGGAAGATCCCAATCAGTTTATCCGTCGGATGAACCAACTGCTTACCGCCTGA